The Plasmodium berghei ANKA genome assembly, chromosome: 12 region aacataaacaaaaaatgaaatgtAACGGTAATATTAGTcctatataaatatttttttatttgtcaagatttcaatttttataatatgattttatttttttctattttatcattttttaaatgtctTTCATTCCTTTCGATATGATATAACATGTTTGAAAAGCAACTTTGGAATTTCGAGCATATCAACTTCATCTTTTTCTAAAActtgttttaattttttatcaggaataatttttcttttcataTCTGGgttttgtaaattattgtccttaatatatttccatGCATATTTCAAAACAAAAACTCGTGAGGCTGTGTTTGTATTTAAAAACTCTT contains the following coding sequences:
- a CDS encoding SWIB/MDM2 domain-containing protein, putative; this encodes MNTIRAKLFNSKNKIVGYESFSPLNKFMTKYNYSTIDKNNEIVKEKKPNGLQIECEIKSPLKEFLNTNTASRVFVLKYAWKYIKDNNLQNPDMKRKIIPDKKLKQVLEKDEVDMLEIPKLLFKHVISYRKE